In Citrus sinensis cultivar Valencia sweet orange chromosome 2, DVS_A1.0, whole genome shotgun sequence, a single genomic region encodes these proteins:
- the LOC102613245 gene encoding LOW QUALITY PROTEIN: dirigent protein 22 (The sequence of the model RefSeq protein was modified relative to this genomic sequence to represent the inferred CDS: substituted 1 base at 1 genomic stop codon), with protein sequence MVKFLPIFATQIIFLLFLLSSFTKIQVHGYAKTMNKNLMGLKKEKLTHFQIHWHDIQSGQNPTPISVVRPPTNTSTNGFGIINMIDNPLTAGPEMSSKMVGRAQGFYALASQEEVGLLMAMNFAFIEGKYNGSSITVLXRNSVFSNVREMPVIEGNGLFRFARGYVQARTHNFDPKTGDATVQYNVYVMHY encoded by the coding sequence ATGGTTAAATTTCTTCCAATCTTTGCTACCCAAATCATCTTTCTCCTCTTTCTCCTCTCTTCCTTCACCAAAATTCAAGTCCACGGCTATGCCAAGACCATGAACAAAAACCTAATGGGgctgaagaaagaaaaactaacCCATTTTCAAATCCACTGGCACGACATCCAAAGTGGCCAAAACCCTACTCCAATCTCAGTAGTGAGGCCACCTACAAACACATCAACAAACGGTTTTGgcataataaatatgattgaTAATCCACTCACTGCAGGGCCAGAAATGAGCTCAAAAATGGTGGGAAGGGCACAAGGGTTTTATGCACTAGCTTCACAGGAAGAAGTTGGCTTGTTAATGGCCATGAATTTTGCTTTCATTGAAGGGAAATACAATGGCAGTAGCATCACTGTGCTCTGAAGAAACTCGGTGTTTTCAAATGTGAGAGAGATGCCAGTCATTGAGGGCAATGGGCTTTTCAGGTTTGCAAGAGGTTATGTTCAAGCTAGAACCCACAACTTTGATCCGAAAACAGGGGATGCTACAGTTCAGTATAATGTCTATGTGATGCATTATTGA